A genomic window from Thalassoroseus pseudoceratinae includes:
- a CDS encoding O-antigen ligase family protein, translating to MASPSATGHKSSPVQPDLYSLIQCLIAALVTARLLVPTEGSVLGDTLWLTPLWFLTAALWAWDLFRRRDFHIVADRIDLAVWLIVLGHLISAAYVFATAGDQRAVLNMTWEWLALGVSFGLIRQALRTGVGKRSWLTAFVCLAAGLSVYGLWQHYVEFPANVNRVETLETELSELGSTPSRRAMEIQHELRAMGVPSDGPAKRLWEDRLHSTEPFATFALANTFAGFLACWWIVGIGWWWQARSVGQSRTALAMGLAVLLIVGYCLILTKSRTAWAGLLAGGVFLLGMSFRRRSPQVGRWILYGVAAMFVVGLLFAVATLSGGFDREVLSEAPKSLSYRLEYWQGTAAVIQDSPFFGTGPGNFRAAYLKHKLPGASEEIADPHNFGLDLWVSGGLLAVLAALWLAWLTIQQFSANNTSDLQPGKGSAGSESGWTPIDTGVLLGFLLVLGHRFLFLAHFDTRTIWLAIVWLLVRGLWVPLRRGQAAIPGVVIGAALITLLVHLLGAGGIEMPAIVQLLLLLIAIGVGPQTPRDTSAVTVGILGGCGIALAAGCVLTSTLPVLQREAEVAGGDLAWFENQNFAAATRFYEDAAASDPYSAEPLIRLADLSFQRWNRGHQNNEQDFWKAIEYGKQAIERNPTTAFVHRSVGKYFLQRYDVTKVKTDAEQATEFLAEAVERYPSLPALQAEYAIALKAAGETTAASEAAQTAASLDDLYQAGGHIDKVLSTAVRDEMESLIDSTPTSSSKSQ from the coding sequence ATGGCATCTCCTTCGGCAACCGGTCACAAGTCATCGCCCGTGCAGCCCGACTTGTATTCACTGATACAATGTTTGATCGCGGCACTAGTAACAGCTCGGCTACTAGTGCCAACTGAAGGGTCCGTGCTCGGCGATACGCTATGGTTGACACCACTCTGGTTTCTCACAGCAGCGCTTTGGGCTTGGGATTTGTTTCGACGACGAGACTTCCACATTGTTGCCGACCGAATTGACCTTGCGGTTTGGCTGATTGTCCTCGGCCATTTGATCTCCGCAGCCTATGTTTTCGCAACCGCAGGTGATCAACGAGCTGTTCTCAATATGACGTGGGAATGGTTAGCGTTAGGAGTTTCCTTCGGACTGATTCGACAGGCTCTCCGCACAGGAGTGGGTAAACGTAGTTGGCTGACCGCGTTTGTTTGCCTAGCCGCAGGGTTGTCGGTCTACGGACTCTGGCAGCACTATGTGGAATTCCCGGCAAATGTGAATCGTGTAGAAACCTTGGAAACGGAACTTTCCGAACTTGGTTCCACGCCCTCGCGACGAGCGATGGAGATTCAACACGAACTCCGAGCTATGGGGGTCCCGAGTGATGGTCCCGCGAAACGACTCTGGGAAGACCGATTGCATTCCACGGAACCGTTCGCGACTTTCGCATTGGCGAACACCTTCGCAGGATTCCTTGCATGTTGGTGGATCGTGGGCATCGGTTGGTGGTGGCAGGCACGATCCGTGGGACAATCCCGCACCGCACTCGCTATGGGTTTGGCAGTGCTCTTGATTGTTGGATATTGCTTGATTCTGACCAAAAGCCGGACAGCTTGGGCAGGACTTCTTGCGGGAGGCGTATTCCTGCTCGGCATGAGTTTCCGCAGACGTTCGCCGCAAGTGGGTCGATGGATACTCTACGGTGTCGCTGCGATGTTTGTGGTCGGACTCTTGTTCGCCGTCGCGACACTCAGCGGAGGGTTCGATCGCGAGGTGCTTTCGGAAGCCCCAAAGTCGTTGAGCTATCGTCTCGAATATTGGCAGGGAACCGCTGCGGTCATTCAGGATTCACCATTCTTCGGCACAGGACCAGGCAATTTCCGAGCCGCCTACCTGAAACACAAATTGCCAGGCGCCAGTGAGGAAATTGCCGATCCTCACAACTTCGGACTCGATCTCTGGGTCAGTGGTGGCTTGCTCGCCGTGTTGGCAGCCCTGTGGCTTGCCTGGTTAACGATTCAACAGTTCTCTGCCAACAACACATCGGATCTCCAACCGGGGAAGGGCAGTGCAGGATCGGAATCGGGGTGGACGCCGATCGACACGGGCGTTCTCCTGGGATTTCTGTTGGTACTTGGGCACCGATTCTTGTTCTTAGCACATTTCGATACCCGCACGATTTGGCTTGCGATCGTATGGTTGTTGGTTCGCGGCCTTTGGGTTCCGCTTCGACGTGGACAAGCGGCGATTCCCGGCGTCGTCATTGGTGCCGCATTGATAACGCTTCTGGTACATCTGCTGGGGGCAGGCGGAATCGAAATGCCGGCCATCGTGCAGTTGTTGCTGCTCTTGATCGCCATTGGAGTGGGTCCGCAAACGCCGCGGGACACCTCAGCCGTGACCGTGGGAATACTTGGCGGCTGTGGAATTGCGTTGGCAGCGGGATGCGTGTTGACGTCCACGTTGCCGGTGCTGCAACGTGAAGCAGAAGTTGCCGGGGGTGATTTGGCCTGGTTCGAGAACCAAAACTTCGCCGCCGCTACCCGATTCTACGAAGACGCCGCCGCGAGCGACCCGTACTCCGCCGAACCTCTTATTCGACTGGCCGACTTGAGTTTTCAGCGGTGGAATCGAGGTCATCAAAACAACGAACAGGATTTCTGGAAGGCAATCGAATACGGCAAACAAGCGATCGAACGCAATCCGACAACGGCCTTCGTTCACCGGTCCGTTGGGAAGTATTTCTTGCAGCGATATGACGTCACGAAAGTGAAGACCGACGCGGAACAGGCGACTGAGTTTCTCGCCGAAGCTGTCGAGCGGTACCCGTCGCTGCCAGCTCTCCAGGCGGAATATGCGATTGCGTTGAAAGCGGCTGGCGAGACGACCGCTGCTTCTGAAGCCGCTCAGACTGCTGCTTCGCTCGATGATCTTTACCAAGCCGGCGGGCATATTGACAAAGTTCTTTCGACAGCGGTGCGGGACGAGATGGAATCGCTGATTGATTCAACTCCCACCTCAAGTTCCAAATCTCAGTGA
- a CDS encoding DUF1573 domain-containing protein — protein MNFPTILAVILVGISAVAGIVAFTGGPVATEEVPVEEVSTDDPYDNHGLKIAKEPPYPKAALQEDAHHEFGVMNVGSTGSHTFIIKNEGEAPLQLKKGDTTCKCTLSELAENEIPPGETAEIKLEWTPKEPTSQFRQQADIHTNDPENKTIALNVIGAVDDFLHVVPESSWELPILGDDQPRSMEGLVYSTVLDDFNIQSIETPSDYLTAEWRILEEDELAQYNAKSGYEITVTAQPTMEVGKHSDLVTITTDVEERERLSMTVYTKRPGPVQAASYIPPGKSGAHLKWRPELPALNLGQFRSEDGQVGWYSLVVRGVKDDEELVVEDIEKVIPNFNPDDLEVEIKRDETANLPNAQRYLVTFRVKPGAKKGSHLMKESAKVTLKTNIKGLESYKFYIQFIVI, from the coding sequence ATGAACTTTCCCACAATCTTGGCGGTTATTTTAGTTGGAATCTCTGCGGTGGCGGGGATTGTTGCATTCACAGGTGGTCCGGTCGCGACGGAGGAAGTGCCGGTCGAGGAAGTCTCAACGGATGATCCGTACGACAACCATGGATTGAAAATTGCCAAAGAACCGCCGTATCCGAAAGCGGCGCTCCAAGAGGACGCTCATCACGAGTTTGGCGTCATGAACGTCGGAAGCACGGGAAGTCACACGTTCATCATCAAGAACGAAGGTGAAGCACCGTTGCAGCTGAAAAAAGGGGACACGACCTGCAAATGTACGCTCAGTGAACTTGCAGAAAACGAGATCCCCCCCGGCGAAACTGCTGAAATCAAACTCGAATGGACCCCCAAAGAGCCGACGTCGCAATTCCGTCAGCAGGCGGACATCCACACGAATGATCCGGAAAACAAAACGATCGCTCTTAATGTGATCGGAGCCGTCGACGATTTCCTGCACGTGGTGCCAGAGAGTTCTTGGGAATTGCCCATTCTTGGGGACGATCAGCCGCGTTCCATGGAGGGGTTGGTGTACTCGACGGTTTTGGACGATTTCAACATTCAGTCCATCGAAACACCCTCGGACTACCTGACTGCGGAATGGCGTATACTCGAAGAAGACGAACTTGCCCAATACAACGCCAAATCCGGATACGAAATCACAGTGACGGCTCAACCGACGATGGAAGTCGGAAAGCACTCGGACCTGGTCACCATCACAACGGATGTCGAGGAACGCGAGCGGCTTTCGATGACGGTTTACACAAAACGCCCAGGACCTGTTCAAGCGGCGAGTTATATTCCGCCCGGCAAATCGGGAGCACACTTGAAGTGGCGACCTGAACTACCGGCTCTGAACCTCGGGCAGTTTCGCTCGGAAGATGGACAAGTTGGCTGGTACTCGCTTGTGGTTCGCGGAGTGAAAGACGACGAAGAACTCGTCGTCGAGGACATCGAAAAGGTCATCCCGAATTTCAATCCCGATGATCTGGAAGTCGAAATCAAGCGGGACGAGACGGCGAACCTGCCGAACGCACAGCGATATCTCGTGACATTCCGTGTCAAACCGGGAGCCAAGAAAGGTTCTCACTTGATGAAGGAATCCGCGAAAGTCACCTTGAAGACAAACATCAAAGGGCTGGAAAGTTACAAGTTCTACATTCAGTTCATTGTGATCTAA
- a CDS encoding multiheme c-type cytochrome: MSLRHARFHTPRLIRLSVLLLFGGMAGVFIGCEKDSPKDVPPPTNFPSSTDSGVRTLPPPRFKKWDKPTVAVVLSGEQHGYIEPCGCSELLSGGLSRRADLVKQLQEQFKNVVGVDLGGTLERDRYQSQLKFNLTLNVLEDLGYQAIGMGPEELRLGVDTLIGQHQNRLTEQATQEPSFVCANATIYDTPDLSPRRNDIITVGDAKIGITAVISESYRRKLSAADINDETRLKITPPADALADVVPKFEEAGTDFNILLAQTPLKEAEALAKQYPQFAVVLSAEGGDEPPSELHKVGDTLIVQIGRKGKYAGVLAYYADKAEEPFQFELIDLDKKRFENSPLVEKHLRVYQRDIESNLQQVFASLPKSFHPSGQTFVGAETCGKCHTKAFAKWSSTKHAHAYESIVKGREGQFTEPIARNLDTECIGCHVTGWDPENDLPFDSGFLPEQLATAKGEPQRYEHLKGQQCENCHGPGSTHVELEMAWKTDRTNTDESRLKASRRQMTLTKKVAEDRLCIKCHDHENSPKFEFAKYWEEVKHPWRD; this comes from the coding sequence ATGTCGCTTCGCCACGCAAGGTTTCATACCCCTCGGTTGATCCGTCTATCTGTTCTGCTTTTGTTCGGCGGAATGGCTGGAGTCTTTATCGGATGCGAAAAAGATTCCCCCAAAGACGTGCCACCGCCCACCAATTTCCCATCCAGCACAGATTCCGGGGTTCGCACATTGCCGCCCCCGCGATTCAAGAAATGGGACAAACCCACGGTGGCCGTCGTGCTGTCGGGAGAGCAACACGGTTATATCGAACCGTGCGGTTGCTCCGAGTTGCTCTCGGGCGGGCTTTCGCGTCGGGCCGATCTCGTCAAGCAATTGCAAGAACAATTCAAAAATGTTGTGGGTGTCGATTTGGGCGGAACGCTCGAACGTGATCGCTACCAGAGCCAGTTGAAGTTCAACCTCACGCTGAATGTACTCGAAGATCTGGGCTATCAGGCGATCGGCATGGGCCCGGAGGAACTTCGACTTGGCGTGGACACGTTGATCGGGCAGCACCAAAATCGGTTGACTGAACAGGCCACTCAGGAACCGAGTTTCGTGTGTGCCAATGCCACGATCTACGATACACCGGACCTCAGTCCCAGACGCAATGACATCATCACCGTTGGCGACGCGAAAATCGGTATCACGGCGGTGATCAGCGAAAGCTACCGCAGGAAACTCTCCGCGGCGGACATCAACGACGAAACACGGTTGAAGATCACTCCGCCAGCGGATGCATTGGCTGACGTGGTGCCAAAGTTCGAGGAAGCCGGCACCGATTTCAACATTCTCCTGGCACAAACGCCGCTCAAGGAAGCCGAGGCGTTGGCCAAGCAATATCCGCAATTCGCGGTGGTCCTGAGTGCGGAAGGCGGTGACGAACCCCCTAGCGAACTACACAAGGTGGGCGACACGCTGATTGTGCAAATTGGCCGCAAGGGAAAATACGCCGGTGTGCTCGCCTACTATGCCGACAAGGCCGAAGAACCGTTTCAGTTCGAGTTGATCGACCTCGACAAGAAACGGTTCGAAAATAGTCCACTCGTCGAGAAACATCTTCGCGTCTACCAACGGGATATCGAATCGAATTTGCAGCAGGTGTTCGCATCGTTACCGAAAAGTTTTCATCCGTCCGGTCAAACTTTCGTAGGTGCGGAGACGTGTGGGAAATGCCATACGAAGGCGTTCGCAAAGTGGAGTAGCACCAAACACGCCCACGCTTATGAAAGCATCGTCAAAGGACGGGAAGGGCAGTTTACCGAGCCGATCGCCCGCAACCTCGACACGGAATGCATCGGCTGTCACGTCACCGGTTGGGACCCTGAAAACGACTTACCCTTCGACAGCGGATTCCTCCCCGAACAATTGGCGACAGCCAAAGGTGAGCCGCAGAGGTACGAACACCTCAAAGGTCAACAATGCGAGAACTGTCACGGACCGGGCAGCACGCACGTTGAACTTGAAATGGCTTGGAAGACCGATCGCACGAACACCGATGAAAGCCGCCTCAAGGCCAGTCGGCGACAGATGACACTCACGAAAAAGGTCGCCGAAGATCGGTTGTGCATCAAATGCCACGATCACGAAAACAGTCCCAAATTCGAATTTGCGAAGTATTGGGAAGAAGTCAAACACCCTTGGCGAGATTAA
- a CDS encoding DUF971 domain-containing protein, which produces MARLRFMVAKASPKHIRAIQDEGLLEIEWTDDRIRRYPYKFLREECRCAQCVDENTGRRILDPDSVPHTIRPEHVSFTGNYALKFTWNDGHNTGLYTWDHFEEMDASPRVLNMPLMSPE; this is translated from the coding sequence TTGGCGAGATTAAGATTCATGGTGGCGAAGGCGTCTCCGAAACACATTCGCGCGATCCAAGACGAAGGTCTGCTCGAAATCGAGTGGACCGACGATCGCATCCGGCGGTATCCCTACAAGTTCTTGCGGGAAGAATGTCGGTGTGCTCAATGTGTCGACGAGAATACCGGGCGGAGAATCCTCGATCCTGATTCGGTCCCGCACACGATTCGACCGGAACACGTCAGTTTCACCGGCAACTATGCTCTCAAGTTCACCTGGAACGATGGTCATAATACGGGCCTTTACACCTGGGATCACTTCGAAGAGATGGATGCCTCGCCACGCGTTCTGAACATGCCACTCATGTCGCCGGAATAA
- the cyaB gene encoding class IV adenylate cyclase: MPYEVELKFPLTNVEDVQRRLADLGARPDKTCEQVDTYFAHPQRDFATTDEALRVRRQGNDVCITYKGRRDPGPVKSRREIELPVGAGDEHSASELADLLTLLGFQAVHDVVKHREFYQLHWQDRQLEICLDQVQDLGDFLEIETLADEADRDAAAAVVLSLAKHLELGEPESASYLHLLLTRQPQ; this comes from the coding sequence ATGCCTTACGAAGTCGAACTCAAATTTCCGCTTACAAACGTTGAAGATGTGCAACGTCGGTTAGCGGATTTGGGGGCGAGACCCGACAAGACCTGCGAACAAGTTGACACGTATTTCGCCCATCCACAACGCGATTTTGCGACCACTGACGAAGCGTTGCGGGTGCGACGGCAAGGAAATGATGTTTGCATCACCTACAAAGGCCGTCGCGATCCGGGACCGGTGAAAAGCCGACGGGAAATTGAATTACCGGTTGGGGCAGGGGATGAACATTCCGCGAGTGAATTGGCCGATCTCCTCACGCTTCTTGGCTTCCAAGCCGTTCATGACGTAGTGAAGCATCGGGAGTTCTACCAACTCCACTGGCAGGATCGGCAACTCGAAATCTGCCTCGATCAAGTCCAAGACCTGGGCGATTTTCTCGAAATCGAAACCCTAGCGGACGAAGCCGATCGCGACGCCGCAGCCGCGGTTGTATTGTCACTTGCCAAGCATCTGGAACTTGGCGAGCCGGAGTCGGCTTCGTACCTTCATTTACTTTTGACTCGGCAGCCTCAATAA
- the recA gene encoding recombinase RecA: MAKKSASRSRSNSTKNTGNGDSDGMLNNALGQIEKAFGKGSIMKLTDQGAAVDGISTGSLSLDLALGGYGLPRGRIIELFGPESSGKTTLALHVIANAQKNGGVAAFVDAEHALDPSWAKRLGVNLEELLVSQPSYGEEGLQIAEMLIKSNAVDVIVVDSVAALTPKSELDGEIGDSHVGLQARMMSQAMRKLTGAISKSKSLVIFINQIREKIGVMFGSPETTPGGRALKFYSSCRIDVRRISTLKDGDNTTGIRMKAKIVKNKVAPPFRVAEFDMLSEGGISFSGDLLDLATDDRIVEKSGSWFSYGETRIGQGREKARLFLEENPEIMAEVRQRVLENRGFADTSSAAASGEEE, from the coding sequence ATGGCTAAGAAATCCGCCAGCCGATCCCGCTCCAATTCGACAAAGAATACCGGCAACGGAGATTCGGATGGCATGCTCAACAACGCCCTCGGTCAGATCGAGAAAGCTTTCGGCAAAGGCTCGATCATGAAATTGACCGATCAAGGTGCCGCCGTTGACGGCATCTCGACCGGTTCCTTGTCACTCGATTTGGCTTTGGGTGGCTACGGACTTCCGCGCGGACGGATCATCGAACTCTTCGGGCCGGAATCCAGCGGTAAAACGACGCTCGCTCTCCATGTGATTGCGAATGCCCAGAAAAATGGCGGTGTCGCCGCATTTGTGGACGCCGAGCACGCGTTGGACCCATCTTGGGCGAAGCGACTAGGTGTGAATCTCGAAGAACTCCTCGTCAGCCAACCAAGTTATGGTGAGGAAGGGCTGCAAATTGCGGAAATGTTGATCAAATCGAATGCAGTCGATGTGATCGTCGTAGACTCCGTGGCCGCTCTCACACCGAAGTCCGAACTCGACGGGGAAATCGGTGATTCCCACGTCGGCTTGCAAGCTCGAATGATGAGCCAAGCGATGCGGAAGCTCACAGGGGCGATTTCGAAGAGTAAGTCGCTTGTGATCTTTATTAACCAGATCCGCGAAAAAATCGGCGTGATGTTCGGGTCTCCCGAGACAACACCCGGTGGACGCGCGTTGAAGTTCTATAGCTCCTGCCGGATCGATGTCCGACGGATCAGTACCCTCAAAGACGGCGACAACACCACCGGCATTCGCATGAAAGCCAAAATCGTCAAGAACAAAGTCGCTCCACCGTTCCGGGTCGCGGAGTTTGATATGCTCAGCGAAGGCGGAATCAGTTTCAGCGGCGACCTGCTGGATCTCGCGACGGATGATCGAATCGTCGAGAAGAGCGGAAGTTGGTTCAGTTACGGTGAAACCCGGATTGGCCAAGGGCGTGAGAAAGCTCGCCTTTTCCTTGAGGAGAACCCGGAGATCATGGCGGAAGTTCGACAGCGAGTGTTGGAGAATCGCGGCTTTGCCGACACCTCGTCTGCCGCCGCGAGCGGGGAAGAGGAGTAA
- a CDS encoding S1C family serine protease, which produces MSAFWDEMKPRSQPNAAGMFCTLLVFWGACFGFQTGHAAEPNAFAIAFQESLVKLIADVEPAVVSIARVNPATRYIPRENFNQFGPPNRNQEARTDPLHPEFVPNEFGAGVLFTPQGENALAPRLILTAYHVVKGSRVYEQNRPGASELVVRFADRSVCHAAIVAADPRSDLAVLRLYTPADRLNLSDRLKKYTGDIRKLPSLPIGQGESVKKGSFVLVFGNPYAIARDGSASVGQGMVSNLTRRPAPPDAEADVETIHHLGTLMQIDARLNLGSSGGAVVNLRGELVGITTAQAALEGYDQSVGYAIPLDEGMRRVVDELAYGYEVEYGLLGIEPKTTTLSQVLPASIRQASAAEITSVMRNSPAMQAGLQRGDVILSVQDQPVFSQVDLRREVGMLGPDANARLKVVRGSGRQVLTVSVALAKWPLLSDEQVVATRLRYGAPYQLGIEYANVLVDYPTGRQEFFDRNQYNNAVVITQVEPIHERFDTLHVGDLVTHVNRRPVRNPQQFAAALAAATGPELTLTVLGKPSPVVIDRE; this is translated from the coding sequence ATGAGTGCGTTTTGGGATGAGATGAAACCAAGGTCGCAACCGAACGCAGCGGGAATGTTTTGCACACTGTTGGTGTTCTGGGGAGCGTGTTTCGGTTTCCAAACCGGACACGCCGCCGAACCAAATGCGTTTGCAATTGCGTTTCAGGAATCGCTTGTCAAATTGATCGCTGATGTGGAACCGGCGGTGGTCAGCATCGCTCGGGTCAATCCGGCGACACGCTACATTCCGCGGGAAAATTTCAATCAGTTCGGCCCGCCCAATCGAAATCAAGAGGCGAGAACCGACCCATTACACCCGGAGTTCGTACCAAACGAATTCGGAGCCGGGGTGCTTTTCACACCGCAAGGTGAGAACGCACTCGCCCCACGTCTCATTCTGACGGCGTATCATGTCGTTAAAGGAAGCCGGGTTTATGAGCAGAACCGTCCCGGCGCGAGTGAATTGGTGGTTCGCTTCGCGGACCGATCCGTCTGTCATGCCGCCATTGTTGCAGCGGACCCGCGTAGTGACTTGGCAGTTCTTCGGCTATACACCCCCGCCGACCGCTTGAACCTGTCCGATCGTTTAAAGAAGTACACCGGCGACATTCGCAAATTGCCAAGTTTGCCGATTGGACAAGGGGAATCGGTCAAAAAAGGCTCGTTTGTTCTGGTCTTTGGCAATCCCTACGCGATCGCACGTGATGGATCGGCCAGCGTGGGGCAGGGGATGGTGAGCAATCTGACCCGACGCCCCGCACCACCCGACGCCGAAGCCGACGTGGAAACCATCCATCACCTCGGCACGCTGATGCAAATCGACGCGCGACTCAATCTTGGCAGTAGCGGGGGAGCGGTGGTCAATCTTCGAGGCGAACTTGTCGGGATCACAACGGCACAAGCAGCGCTCGAGGGTTATGATCAGTCCGTCGGCTACGCGATTCCACTCGATGAGGGAATGCGACGCGTGGTGGATGAGTTGGCCTACGGTTATGAGGTCGAGTACGGTCTACTCGGGATCGAACCCAAAACGACGACGCTCTCGCAAGTACTCCCCGCCTCGATCCGCCAAGCTTCGGCGGCGGAGATCACAAGTGTTATGCGAAATTCCCCCGCAATGCAGGCGGGATTGCAGCGCGGGGATGTCATTCTCTCAGTGCAAGATCAGCCAGTGTTTTCGCAGGTCGATCTTCGACGTGAGGTGGGTATGCTCGGTCCGGATGCCAATGCTCGATTGAAAGTCGTGCGAGGAAGTGGACGCCAGGTGCTCACTGTCTCGGTCGCGTTGGCGAAGTGGCCATTGCTTTCTGATGAGCAAGTGGTGGCGACACGCTTGCGGTATGGTGCCCCGTACCAGCTTGGAATCGAGTACGCGAACGTACTGGTGGACTACCCTACCGGACGCCAGGAGTTTTTCGACCGCAATCAATACAACAATGCGGTCGTCATCACGCAGGTCGAACCAATTCATGAACGATTCGACACCCTACACGTCGGTGATCTTGTCACACACGTAAATCGGCGTCCGGTCCGGAATCCGCAACAATTCGCTGCTGCGCTCGCCGCTGCCACCGGTCCGGAGCTAACGCTCACGGTCCTCGGAAAGCCGTCGCCGGTGGTGATTGATCGCGAATAA